One genomic segment of Streptomyces niveus includes these proteins:
- a CDS encoding amidohydrolase → MSRESEADLSGEPSASALPGTLPETLRTELIAFRRDMHMHPELGNQEFRTTAALKHRLEQAGLVPQVLNTGTGLFCDIGTRDGAVAARPMLALRADIDALPIPDTKAGVAYRSTVPDRAHACGHDVHTTAVLGAGLVLAALDREGLLPHPVRLIFQPAEEVLPGGALDAIESGVLEGVGRIIAVHCDPRVDVGTIGLRTGPITSACDRLEVTLDGPGGHTARPHLTTDLVTAAAKVATEVPALLARRVDARSGLALTWGRIAAGHACNVIPQHAELSGTVRCLDLKAWREAPDLVHAAIDEISALYHAKSQINYVRGVPPVVNDLMTAELLRDAQTARRGAQSIEDTEQSLGGEDFSWYLEQVPGAMARLGVRTPGDSARHDLHRGDFDADERAIQVGVELFTAAALIDGDRS, encoded by the coding sequence ATGTCCCGCGAGTCCGAAGCCGACCTCTCCGGTGAGCCCAGTGCCTCCGCGCTGCCCGGTACGTTGCCCGAAACGCTGCGTACCGAGCTGATCGCCTTCCGCAGAGACATGCACATGCACCCGGAGCTCGGCAACCAGGAGTTCCGTACCACCGCCGCGCTCAAGCACCGCCTCGAGCAGGCCGGACTCGTCCCGCAGGTACTCAACACCGGCACCGGACTCTTCTGTGACATCGGCACCCGCGACGGCGCCGTGGCCGCCAGGCCCATGCTCGCCCTGCGCGCGGACATCGACGCGCTTCCCATCCCGGACACCAAGGCCGGGGTCGCCTACCGCTCCACCGTGCCCGACCGCGCGCACGCCTGCGGTCACGACGTCCACACCACCGCCGTCCTCGGCGCCGGGCTGGTCCTCGCCGCGCTCGACCGTGAGGGCCTGCTGCCCCACCCCGTGCGGCTGATCTTCCAGCCCGCCGAGGAGGTGCTGCCCGGCGGCGCGCTCGACGCCATCGAGTCCGGCGTCCTGGAGGGCGTCGGGCGGATCATCGCGGTGCACTGCGACCCGCGCGTGGACGTCGGCACCATCGGTCTGCGCACCGGGCCCATCACCTCCGCCTGCGACCGGCTGGAAGTCACCCTCGACGGCCCCGGCGGCCACACCGCCCGCCCGCATCTGACCACCGACCTGGTCACCGCCGCCGCGAAGGTCGCCACCGAGGTGCCCGCGCTGCTGGCCCGCCGCGTCGACGCCCGGTCCGGGCTCGCGCTCACCTGGGGCCGTATCGCCGCCGGCCACGCCTGCAACGTCATCCCGCAGCACGCCGAACTGTCCGGCACCGTCCGCTGCCTGGATCTGAAGGCCTGGCGCGAGGCGCCGGACCTGGTGCACGCCGCGATCGACGAGATCTCCGCGCTCTACCACGCCAAGTCGCAGATCAACTATGTCCGCGGGGTGCCGCCTGTCGTCAACGACCTGATGACGGCCGAGCTGCTGCGGGACGCCCAGACCGCGCGCCGCGGCGCGCAGTCGATCGAGGACACCGAGCAGAGCCTCGGCGGCGAGGACTTCTCCTGGTATCTGGAGCAGGTCCCCGGCGCGATGGCGCGGCTCGGCGTACGGACTCCGGGAGACTCCGCCAGGCACGATCTCCACCGGGGCGATTTCGACGCGGACGAACGGGCGATTCAGGTCGGGGTGGAGCTTTTCACCGCCGCCGCGCTCATCGACGGCGACCGTTCGTAA
- a CDS encoding cytidine deaminase: protein MTGAGAATGGVDWEALRAAARDAMSRAYAPYSGYPVGAAALADDGRTVTGCNVENASYGLGLCAECGLVSAFHATGGGRLTHFTCVDGAGALLVPCGRCRQLLYEFGGPGLLLDTPEGVLPLSEMLPQAFGPQHLS, encoded by the coding sequence ATGACCGGGGCCGGAGCCGCCACCGGCGGCGTGGACTGGGAGGCCCTGCGCGCGGCGGCCCGGGACGCCATGTCCCGTGCCTACGCGCCGTACTCGGGCTACCCGGTCGGCGCCGCCGCCCTGGCGGACGACGGCAGGACGGTCACCGGCTGCAACGTCGAGAACGCCTCGTACGGCCTCGGCCTGTGCGCCGAGTGCGGGCTCGTCTCCGCGTTCCACGCGACGGGCGGCGGCCGGCTCACGCACTTCACCTGCGTGGACGGCGCGGGCGCGCTCCTGGTGCCGTGCGGCCGGTGCCGCCAGCTGCTGTACGAGTTCGGCGGCCCCGGCCTGCTGCTGGACACCCCGGAGGGGGTTCTCCCGCTCTCCGAGATGCTGCCCCAGGCCTTCGGCCCACAGCACCTTTCCTAG
- a CDS encoding N-acetylneuraminate synthase family protein: MSTNSRLRTLGTRTAGPGRPVYVTGEIGINHNGDIDNALALIDAAAEAGCDAVKFQKRTPEICTPRDQWDIERDTPWGRMTYIDYRHRVEFGEDEYRTIDEHCKKRGIDWFASPWDTEAVAFLEKFDVPAHKVASASLTDDELLRALRATGRTVILSTGMSTPKQIRHAVEVLGSENILLCHATSTYPAKAEELNLRVINTLQAEFPNVPIGYSGHETGLQTTLAAVALGAAFVERHITLDRAMWGSDQAASVEPGGLTRLVRDIRTIEASLGDGVKKVYESELGPMKKLRRVAGVVAEAADGAQPVAV; the protein is encoded by the coding sequence ATGAGCACCAACTCCCGTCTGCGTACCCTCGGCACCCGCACCGCGGGCCCCGGCCGCCCCGTCTACGTGACCGGTGAGATCGGGATCAACCACAACGGCGACATCGACAACGCGCTCGCGCTGATCGACGCCGCCGCCGAGGCCGGCTGCGACGCCGTCAAGTTCCAGAAGCGCACCCCCGAGATCTGCACCCCGCGCGACCAGTGGGACATCGAGCGCGACACCCCCTGGGGCCGGATGACCTACATCGACTACCGCCACCGCGTCGAGTTCGGCGAGGACGAGTACCGCACCATCGACGAGCACTGCAAGAAGCGCGGCATCGACTGGTTCGCCTCCCCGTGGGACACCGAGGCCGTCGCCTTCCTGGAGAAGTTCGACGTGCCCGCGCACAAGGTGGCCTCCGCGTCGCTCACCGACGACGAGCTGCTGCGCGCCCTGCGCGCCACCGGCCGCACCGTCATCCTCTCCACCGGCATGTCGACGCCGAAGCAGATCCGGCACGCGGTCGAGGTCCTCGGCAGCGAGAACATCCTTCTCTGCCACGCCACCTCGACGTACCCGGCCAAGGCCGAGGAGCTGAACCTGCGGGTCATCAACACCCTCCAGGCCGAGTTCCCGAACGTGCCGATCGGCTACAGCGGCCACGAGACCGGTCTCCAGACCACCCTCGCCGCCGTCGCCCTCGGCGCCGCCTTCGTCGAGCGCCACATCACGCTCGACCGCGCCATGTGGGGCTCCGACCAGGCCGCCTCCGTCGAGCCGGGTGGCCTCACCCGCCTCGTGCGCGACATCCGCACCATCGAGGCGTCCCTCGGTGACGGCGTCAAGAAGGTCTACGAGTCGGAGCTCGGCCCGATGAAGAAGCTCCGCCGGGTCGCCGGTGTCGTCGCCGAGGCCGCGGACGGCGCACAGCCCGTGGCGGTCTGA
- a CDS encoding DUF6716 putative glycosyltransferase, which yields MPSRTSKAVRVAVLADSDTRWKWGALTARRIAPDDRDIELSGFLLRGRATPTARQLAEVGAEADALREMTGTEFLDVLREETYDVVVLALVGGAVQAMLHGISALGLPDRPALVTGYVGVVYEKLSDGLLLRHGADIVLANSRHDAQRFRAVYEGVGADSGSVTEAALPFLGGARYAPEESRDTVVFAAQPSVPLTRADRAYLLRRLVEHARLHPRREVLLKLRSRVGEQTTHVEEYPYQRLAEKLPGGLPPNFRLVYGNMGEVLDGTDLLVTVSSTAALESLHRRIPTAILTDLGIREPLGNHHFIGSGCLASWDQLDGGQRPKADPVWADRQGVAADGSYASAFDTARERVAKLLADGELPPITPYYTAITAPGYLPGLLARYHLAPDGTPLTASNRTAQASTTGVRRVVRDTVRAAARGAYRHGVQRVAPVIRRMGEL from the coding sequence GTGCCATCACGTACCAGCAAAGCGGTCCGGGTCGCCGTGCTCGCCGACTCCGACACACGGTGGAAGTGGGGCGCGCTGACCGCGCGCCGCATCGCACCCGACGACCGCGACATCGAGCTCAGCGGATTCCTGCTGCGCGGACGAGCGACGCCCACGGCCCGCCAGCTCGCGGAGGTGGGGGCCGAGGCGGACGCGCTGCGCGAGATGACGGGGACCGAGTTCCTGGACGTGCTGCGCGAGGAGACGTACGACGTCGTCGTCCTCGCCCTCGTCGGCGGCGCCGTACAGGCCATGCTGCACGGGATATCCGCGCTGGGCCTGCCCGACCGGCCCGCGCTCGTCACCGGCTACGTCGGTGTCGTCTACGAGAAGCTCTCCGACGGGCTCCTGCTGCGCCACGGCGCGGACATCGTCCTCGCCAACTCCCGCCACGACGCGCAGCGTTTCCGCGCCGTGTACGAGGGCGTGGGCGCCGACTCCGGCTCCGTGACCGAGGCCGCGCTGCCCTTCCTCGGCGGCGCGCGCTACGCCCCCGAAGAGAGCAGGGACACGGTCGTCTTCGCGGCCCAGCCGTCCGTCCCGCTGACCCGCGCCGACCGCGCGTATCTGCTGCGGCGGCTGGTCGAGCACGCGAGGCTGCACCCGCGCCGCGAGGTCCTGCTGAAGCTGCGCAGCCGCGTGGGGGAGCAGACCACGCACGTCGAGGAGTACCCGTACCAGCGCCTCGCCGAGAAGCTGCCCGGCGGACTGCCGCCCAACTTCCGCCTGGTGTACGGGAACATGGGCGAGGTCCTGGACGGCACCGACCTGCTGGTCACCGTCTCCTCGACGGCCGCGCTGGAGTCCCTGCACCGCCGTATCCCCACCGCGATCCTCACCGACCTCGGGATCCGCGAACCGCTCGGCAACCACCACTTCATCGGCTCCGGCTGCCTCGCCTCCTGGGACCAGCTCGACGGCGGGCAGCGGCCGAAGGCCGACCCCGTCTGGGCCGACCGGCAGGGCGTCGCCGCCGACGGCAGTTACGCCTCCGCGTTCGACACGGCCCGCGAGCGCGTCGCGAAGCTGCTGGCCGACGGCGAACTGCCGCCGATCACCCCGTACTACACGGCGATCACGGCACCCGGCTATCTGCCGGGCCTCCTCGCCCGCTACCACCTGGCACCCGACGGCACCCCGCTGACGGCGTCGAACCGCACGGCGCAGGCGTCCACGACCGGCGTCCGCCGCGTGGTCCGCGACACGGTCCGCGCGGCGGCCCGCGGCGCCTACCGCCACGGCGTCCAGCGCGTGGCCCCGGTGATCCGCCGAATGGGCGAGCTGTGA
- a CDS encoding BMP family lipoprotein codes for MRRITRIATVGVASAALALTATACGNTSSSDAASDSKEKSVAIAYDIGGRGDQSFNDAAYAGLAKAEKDLKVKGNDAEPSDGESDADKVQRLTELARAGNNPVIGVGFAYAPAIKKVAPKFPKTTFGIIDDSSVTGENIANMVFNEEQGSYLAGVAAAKATKSKTVGFIGGVETPLIKKFEAGYAQGVEDTDPSVKVLSQYLTQPPNFDGFSKPDLGKAAAQGQLDKKADVIYAAAGLAGSGSIEAVSAAGKWNIGVDSDQYMQAGLAQYKDSILTSVTKDIADAVFNLIKSVEDGKPQNGEIRYGLDKDGVGLTDSNPAYVKLTEVTAAVDKAKQEIVDGKITVKTAP; via the coding sequence TTGCGCCGGATCACCAGGATCGCAACCGTGGGCGTCGCGTCCGCGGCGCTCGCGCTGACCGCCACCGCGTGTGGCAACACCTCCTCCTCGGACGCCGCGTCCGACTCCAAGGAGAAAAGCGTCGCCATCGCCTACGACATCGGCGGCCGCGGTGACCAGTCCTTCAACGACGCCGCGTATGCGGGTCTCGCGAAGGCCGAGAAGGACCTCAAGGTCAAGGGCAACGACGCCGAGCCGTCCGACGGCGAGTCCGACGCCGACAAGGTCCAGCGCCTGACCGAGCTGGCCCGCGCCGGCAACAACCCGGTGATCGGCGTCGGCTTCGCCTACGCCCCGGCGATCAAGAAGGTCGCCCCGAAGTTCCCGAAGACGACCTTCGGCATAATCGACGACTCGTCGGTGACCGGCGAGAACATCGCCAACATGGTCTTCAACGAGGAGCAGGGCTCCTACCTCGCCGGTGTCGCGGCGGCCAAGGCCACCAAGTCCAAGACCGTCGGCTTCATAGGCGGTGTCGAGACCCCGCTGATCAAGAAGTTCGAGGCCGGCTACGCGCAGGGCGTCGAGGACACCGACCCCTCGGTGAAGGTGCTCTCGCAGTACCTGACCCAGCCCCCGAACTTCGACGGCTTCTCCAAGCCCGACCTCGGCAAGGCCGCGGCGCAGGGCCAGCTCGACAAGAAGGCCGACGTGATCTACGCGGCGGCCGGTCTGGCCGGCTCCGGCTCGATCGAGGCGGTCTCGGCCGCGGGCAAGTGGAACATCGGCGTCGACTCCGACCAGTACATGCAGGCCGGTCTCGCCCAGTACAAGGACAGCATCCTGACCTCGGTCACCAAGGACATCGCCGACGCGGTGTTCAACCTGATCAAGTCGGTCGAGGACGGCAAGCCGCAGAACGGTGAGATCCGCTACGGTCTCGACAAGGACGGCGTCGGCCTCACCGACTCCAACCCGGCCTACGTCAAGCTGACCGAGGTGACCGCCGCGGTGGACAAGGCCAAGCAGGAGATCGTCGACGGCAAGATCACCGTCAAGACGGCTCCGTAA
- a CDS encoding ABC transporter permease, with translation MKKFDKDRLILGLAGPVLALVVAIALTTVVLLASGTNPFEPYRIMFESASYVDVQVLIVNQAGTYYLAALAVAVGFRMNLFNIGVDGQYRLAAMVAALVGASVTLPGPLQIALIVITAMLVGAFWSGIAGILKTTRGVSEVVSTIMLNSIATSLVAWLILPKNFGEQPPGSNNLTTGEIPESGWFPGLSMGAEAGEIYGFTFVAALCGVIYWFVLGRTRFGFDLRATGASESAAQASGVDAKKMILTSMLISGGIAGLVGMPTLLGDTHTYSLDFPTGIGFTGITIALLGRNHPLGIAFSALLIAFLDKSSASLDQYGYEKEIATIMQGLIVISVVVSYELVRRYGLRRQQQKVGEELAAGGAIRTEADSGPGSGPGSDSESASLSTNDTNDANDKSDKGAAL, from the coding sequence ATGAAGAAGTTCGACAAGGACCGGCTGATCCTGGGCCTGGCGGGCCCGGTGCTCGCGCTGGTCGTCGCCATCGCCCTCACCACGGTGGTGCTGCTCGCCTCGGGCACCAACCCGTTCGAGCCGTACCGCATCATGTTCGAGTCGGCGAGCTACGTCGACGTACAGGTCCTGATCGTCAACCAGGCCGGTACGTACTACCTCGCCGCGCTCGCCGTCGCCGTCGGCTTCCGGATGAACCTCTTCAACATCGGGGTCGACGGCCAGTACCGGCTCGCCGCGATGGTGGCGGCGCTCGTCGGTGCCAGCGTGACCCTGCCGGGCCCGCTCCAGATCGCCCTCATCGTCATAACGGCGATGCTCGTCGGCGCCTTCTGGTCGGGTATCGCGGGCATCCTCAAGACCACGCGCGGGGTGAGCGAGGTCGTCTCCACGATCATGCTCAACTCGATCGCCACCAGCCTCGTCGCCTGGCTGATCCTGCCGAAGAACTTCGGCGAGCAGCCCCCCGGCTCCAACAACCTGACCACCGGTGAGATCCCGGAGTCCGGCTGGTTCCCCGGACTGTCCATGGGCGCCGAGGCCGGCGAGATCTACGGCTTCACCTTCGTCGCCGCGCTCTGCGGTGTCATCTACTGGTTCGTCCTCGGCCGCACCCGCTTCGGCTTCGACCTGCGTGCCACCGGCGCCAGCGAGAGCGCCGCGCAGGCGTCCGGCGTCGACGCCAAGAAGATGATCCTCACGTCGATGCTGATCTCCGGCGGGATCGCCGGTCTGGTCGGCATGCCGACGCTGCTGGGCGACACCCACACGTACAGCCTCGACTTCCCCACCGGGATCGGCTTCACCGGCATTACGATCGCGCTGCTGGGCCGCAACCATCCGCTCGGCATCGCGTTCAGCGCGCTGCTGATCGCGTTCCTCGACAAGTCGTCCGCCTCTCTCGACCAGTACGGGTACGAGAAGGAGATCGCGACGATCATGCAGGGCCTGATCGTGATATCGGTCGTGGTCAGCTATGAACTGGTCCGCCGTTACGGGCTCCGCCGCCAGCAGCAGAAGGTCGGCGAGGAGCTCGCGGCGGGCGGCGCGATCCGGACCGAGGCCGACTCCGGACCCGGTTCCGGACCGGGCTCCGATTCGGAATCCGCTTCCCTCTCCACGAACGACACGAACGACGCGAACGACAAGAGCGACAAGGGGGCTGCCCTGTGA
- a CDS encoding ABC transporter permease: MSTSTVTAASAAPKKGGGRRKLTLPVILLIISGGLALISLVRLISGAEDITSVGQVAGALELAVPIGLAGLGGLWAERAGVINIGLEGMMVLGTWFGAWAGFQWGPWVGVLFGILGGALGGLLHAVVTVTFGVNHIVSGVAINILAVGVTRYLSNFTFAHEEGGSSKQSPRIDSITEITIPGLADGLADLQQKHWFLISDIAGVLGGLVTGLSLLTIVALLLIPATWWILWRTSFGLRLRSCGENPIAAETLGVNVYKYKYIAVTVSGGLAGLGGAFLAIVATGIYQENQTGGRGYIGLAAMIFGNWMPGGMALGAGLFGFTDSLKLRGGAENVHAMLLLLVVLVWLVVLWRLYKKSPKPALGALVVSALLLFAYDKGGDPKSWFHESYVTSTVLVIALLLWAAVVALLLKDKQWPAVVSAAVAAGLFTWYALVDQVPSQFVDAAPYVTTLLVLALSAQRLRMPKANGMAYRRGQGT; this comes from the coding sequence GTGAGTACCAGCACCGTTACCGCAGCGAGTGCGGCTCCCAAGAAGGGCGGCGGGCGGCGCAAGCTCACCCTGCCCGTCATCCTGCTGATCATCTCCGGCGGACTGGCGCTGATCTCCCTGGTCCGGCTGATCAGCGGCGCCGAGGACATCACCTCCGTGGGACAGGTGGCCGGCGCGCTCGAACTCGCCGTACCCATCGGCCTCGCCGGACTCGGCGGCCTGTGGGCCGAGCGCGCGGGCGTCATCAACATCGGCCTTGAAGGAATGATGGTCCTCGGCACCTGGTTCGGTGCCTGGGCCGGCTTCCAGTGGGGCCCCTGGGTCGGTGTCCTGTTCGGCATACTCGGCGGGGCGCTCGGCGGTCTGCTGCACGCGGTCGTCACCGTCACCTTCGGCGTGAACCACATCGTCTCCGGTGTGGCCATCAACATCCTTGCCGTGGGCGTGACCCGCTACCTGTCCAACTTCACCTTCGCCCACGAGGAGGGCGGCTCCTCCAAGCAGTCCCCCCGCATCGACTCGATCACCGAGATCACCATTCCAGGACTCGCCGACGGGCTGGCCGATCTCCAACAGAAACACTGGTTCCTGATCTCCGACATCGCCGGCGTGCTCGGCGGTCTGGTGACGGGCCTGTCCCTGCTGACGATCGTCGCCCTGCTGCTGATCCCCGCCACCTGGTGGATCCTGTGGCGTACGTCCTTCGGGCTGCGCCTGCGCTCCTGCGGCGAGAACCCGATCGCCGCGGAGACGCTCGGCGTCAACGTCTACAAGTACAAGTACATCGCGGTCACCGTCTCCGGCGGCCTCGCCGGACTCGGCGGCGCGTTCCTCGCCATCGTCGCCACCGGCATCTACCAGGAGAACCAGACCGGCGGCCGCGGCTACATCGGTCTCGCCGCGATGATCTTCGGCAACTGGATGCCGGGCGGTATGGCGCTGGGCGCCGGTCTGTTCGGCTTCACCGACAGCCTCAAGCTGCGCGGCGGCGCGGAGAACGTACACGCGATGCTTCTGCTGCTCGTGGTGCTCGTCTGGCTCGTGGTGCTGTGGCGGCTCTACAAGAAGAGCCCGAAGCCCGCGCTGGGCGCACTCGTCGTCTCGGCGCTGCTGCTGTTCGCCTACGACAAGGGCGGCGACCCGAAGAGCTGGTTCCACGAGTCGTACGTCACGAGCACGGTGCTCGTCATCGCGCTCCTGCTCTGGGCCGCTGTCGTGGCCCTGCTGCTCAAGGACAAGCAGTGGCCCGCCGTGGTGTCCGCCGCCGTGGCCGCCGGTCTGTTCACCTGGTACGCCCTGGTGGACCAGGTCCCCAGCCAGTTCGTCGACGCCGCGCCGTACGTGACGACCCTGCTCGTCCTCGCCCTGTCCGCGCAACGGCTGCGGATGCCCAAGGCCAACGGCATGGCGTATCGCAGAGGCCAGGGCACATGA
- a CDS encoding acylneuraminate cytidylyltransferase: MTVLAVIPARGGSKGVPAKNLAQVGGVPLVVRAVRACRAARQVTDVVVSTDDAAIADAARAAGAEVVLRPAAIAGDTATSEAAVLHAMDAYGAMRGAAHRTDVVLLVQCTSPFITPGDLDGVVSAVTEGGADSALTVAPTHGFIWRSESDGFGVNHDKSNRPRRQDRPQEFLETGAAYAMRAEGFREAGHRFFGRTELVSTDPERVLEIDDPHDLERARALAPLLDTPSLPGRADIDAVVLDFDGTQTDDRVLVDSEGRETVAVHRGDGLGIAALRRAGLELLILSTEQNPVVAARARKLRVPVLHGIDRKDLALKQWCDEHGVTPDRVLYVGNDVNDLPCFALAGWPVAVASAHDAVRAAARAVTTTPGGAGAIREIATWLLGPGLDVNTPATPHGTTADTSES; encoded by the coding sequence ATGACCGTCCTCGCCGTGATCCCCGCCCGCGGTGGATCCAAGGGCGTCCCCGCCAAGAACCTCGCCCAGGTCGGCGGTGTCCCCCTCGTCGTACGGGCCGTCCGGGCCTGCCGGGCCGCGCGTCAGGTGACCGACGTCGTCGTCTCCACGGACGACGCGGCCATCGCCGACGCCGCCCGCGCCGCCGGGGCCGAGGTCGTCCTGCGCCCGGCCGCCATCGCCGGGGACACCGCGACCAGCGAGGCCGCCGTCCTGCACGCGATGGACGCGTACGGCGCGATGCGCGGCGCCGCCCACCGCACCGACGTGGTCCTGCTCGTGCAGTGCACCAGCCCCTTCATCACCCCGGGCGACCTCGACGGCGTCGTGTCCGCCGTCACCGAGGGCGGCGCCGACAGCGCGCTGACCGTCGCCCCGACCCACGGCTTCATCTGGCGCTCCGAGAGCGACGGCTTCGGCGTCAACCACGACAAGTCGAACCGCCCCCGCAGGCAGGACCGCCCCCAGGAGTTCCTGGAGACCGGCGCCGCCTACGCGATGCGCGCCGAAGGCTTCCGCGAGGCCGGACACCGCTTCTTCGGCCGCACGGAACTCGTCTCCACCGACCCCGAGCGGGTCCTGGAGATCGACGACCCGCACGACCTGGAGCGCGCCCGCGCCCTCGCGCCCCTCCTGGACACTCCCTCGCTCCCCGGCCGCGCGGACATCGACGCGGTCGTCCTCGACTTCGACGGCACCCAGACCGACGACCGGGTGCTGGTCGACTCGGAGGGCCGCGAGACCGTCGCCGTACACCGCGGTGACGGCCTCGGCATCGCCGCCCTCCGCCGCGCCGGCCTGGAACTGCTCATCCTCTCCACCGAGCAGAACCCGGTCGTCGCCGCACGCGCCCGCAAGCTGCGCGTGCCGGTGCTCCACGGCATCGACCGCAAGGACCTCGCACTGAAGCAGTGGTGCGACGAGCACGGAGTCACACCCGACCGGGTGCTGTACGTCGGCAACGACGTCAACGACCTCCCGTGCTTCGCGCTCGCCGGCTGGCCGGTGGCCGTAGCGAGCGCTCACGACGCCGTACGCGCGGCGGCGCGTGCCGTCACGACAACCCCCGGCGGCGCCGGCGCGATCCGCGAGATCGCGACCTGGCTCCTCGGTCCCGGTCTGGACGTCAACACCCCCGCTACCCCCCACGGCACCACTGCCGACACCTCGGAAAGTTAA
- a CDS encoding ABC transporter ATP-binding protein produces MSGQGECVINASSSPPAVELHGITKRFPGVVANHDIAITIGKGTVHALVGENGAGKSTLMKILYGMQKPDEGTITVDGTQVTFNSPADAIARGIGMVHQHFMLADNLTVLENVVLGGEKLYGIGQGARRKINEISDAYGLGVRPDALVEELGVADRQRVEILKVLYRGARILILDEPTAVLVPQEVDALFDNLRELKAEGLTVIFISHKLGEVLSVADDITVIRRGTTVGTADPANTSTKQLAELMVGSELPSPETRESTVTDVPVLQVSDLRLTATDPDGVVREVLADIGFTIHRGEVLGIAGVEGNGQTELIETLMGLRDPDGGLITLDNADISHAPTRKRREGGIGYIPEDRHRHGLLLEAPLWENRILGHVTERPNSRGGLLDPGAARTDTKRIVVEYDVRTPGIDVTASSLSGGNQQKLIVGREMSHNPKLLIAAHPTRGVDVGAQAQIWDQIKAARRDGLAVLLISADLDELIGLSDTLRVMYRGRLVADADPATITPEELGTAMTGAATGHLEAAPEDEAR; encoded by the coding sequence CTGTCCGGCCAAGGAGAGTGCGTCATCAACGCGTCCAGCAGTCCCCCTGCCGTAGAACTGCACGGCATCACCAAGCGGTTCCCCGGAGTCGTGGCCAACCACGACATCGCCATCACCATCGGCAAGGGCACCGTCCACGCCCTCGTCGGTGAGAACGGTGCCGGCAAGTCGACCCTGATGAAGATCCTGTACGGCATGCAGAAGCCGGACGAGGGAACCATCACCGTCGACGGCACGCAGGTCACCTTCAACAGCCCGGCCGACGCCATCGCGCGCGGCATCGGCATGGTGCACCAGCACTTCATGCTGGCCGACAACCTCACCGTCCTGGAGAACGTGGTCCTCGGCGGCGAGAAGCTGTACGGCATCGGCCAGGGGGCGCGGCGGAAGATCAACGAGATCTCCGACGCGTACGGCCTCGGGGTCCGCCCCGACGCCCTCGTCGAAGAACTCGGCGTCGCCGACCGCCAGCGCGTGGAGATCCTCAAGGTCCTCTACCGGGGCGCCCGCATCCTCATCCTCGACGAGCCCACCGCGGTCCTCGTCCCGCAGGAGGTCGACGCGCTCTTCGACAACCTGCGCGAACTCAAGGCCGAGGGCCTGACCGTCATCTTCATCTCCCACAAGCTGGGCGAGGTGCTGTCCGTCGCCGACGACATCACCGTCATCCGGCGCGGTACGACCGTGGGCACGGCCGACCCCGCGAACACCAGCACCAAGCAGCTCGCCGAGCTGATGGTCGGCAGCGAACTCCCCTCGCCCGAGACCCGCGAGTCCACCGTCACGGACGTCCCCGTGCTCCAGGTCTCGGACCTGCGGCTCACGGCCACCGACCCCGACGGCGTCGTACGCGAGGTGCTCGCCGACATCGGCTTCACCATCCACCGCGGCGAGGTCCTGGGCATAGCGGGCGTCGAGGGCAACGGCCAGACCGAACTGATCGAGACGCTGATGGGTCTGCGCGACCCCGACGGCGGCCTGATCACCCTCGACAACGCCGACATCTCCCACGCGCCCACCCGCAAGCGGCGCGAGGGCGGCATCGGCTACATCCCCGAGGACCGGCACCGGCACGGACTGCTGCTGGAAGCCCCTCTGTGGGAGAACCGTATCCTCGGCCACGTGACCGAACGCCCCAACAGCCGGGGCGGACTCCTCGACCCCGGGGCGGCGCGCACCGACACCAAGCGCATCGTCGTCGAGTACGACGTCCGCACCCCCGGCATCGACGTCACGGCCTCCTCCCTCTCCGGCGGCAACCAGCAGAAGCTGATCGTCGGCCGCGAGATGAGCCACAACCCGAAGCTGCTGATCGCCGCCCACCCGACACGCGGCGTCGACGTCGGCGCGCAGGCCCAGATCTGGGACCAGATCAAGGCCGCCCGCCGCGACGGGCTCGCGGTGCTGCTGATCTCCGCCGACCTCGACGAGCTGATCGGGCTCTCCGACACCCTGCGCGTGATGTACCGCGGCAGGCTCGTCGCCGACGCGGACCCCGCGACCATCACCCCGGAGGAGCTGGGCACCGCCATGACCGGCGCCGCCACCGGCCATCTCGAGGCAGCCCCGGAGGACGAGGCCCGATGA